In the Rhodothermus sp. genome, one interval contains:
- a CDS encoding TonB-dependent receptor has product MFSFLLLVLLPQVVIDTSRAVPLPPVVVTATRSTRVVSEVPVPVQLVSTEDIRQSGTARLSDLLAEQPGLLLFEDHGTGLMIQGFEPDYTLLLLDGEPIIGRTAGTLDLDRLTVQGLDRIEVVRGPTSSLYGSEALAGVVNLIRRRPTAPLDATLHARMETHGTYQLGTTTELRRGRLGVSLLLDHYRTAGYDLAPQVFGPTAPALWDYTADAYLTWDLPRRSLLALAIRHHQQQRRSAFALNDTPHDAAYRQTNWSLHPRLQQQLTRRLRLDAVLYLTGYETRTRMTRQADGTLYYADRFAQAYRKLELRLQQLLTDHQLLTFGGGAIQEVLEGDRYAGRVTARSGFLLLQHEWAPRSWLEVVSGFRFDMHSDYASRFSPRLAVLIRPATSYRLRASIGSGFKAPDFRQRYLVFTNTVAGYSVFGVTRFREELARLQAEGQIAQLLIDPDRVATLRPESSVALNVGGEAAWLDGALTFSLNLFHNEVRDLIDTQPVAQKTNQAFVYTYFNLERIYTRGLEVALTVRPRGALMLRLSYQYLETADRDVLDAIKAGRLFGRTASGRDYRLQRSDYGGLLGRSRHSGTLHLRWQAAPLGLAVALRGVWRSRYGYRDVDGNGVVNRADEYVPGYSLWHLTIGRPLGRYLTLQGGAFNLLNLRRPALMPFQPGRRWFLTLTFHLQPRNPKESHAHAYSLPATEPDLPDSRL; this is encoded by the coding sequence ATGTTTTCGTTCCTGTTGCTGGTGCTGCTACCCCAGGTTGTCATCGACACGAGTCGGGCGGTACCGCTGCCTCCTGTTGTTGTCACCGCTACCCGTTCGACACGGGTGGTGAGCGAAGTGCCCGTGCCGGTGCAGCTTGTCTCGACTGAAGACATTCGTCAGAGTGGTACTGCGCGCCTGTCGGACCTGCTGGCCGAACAGCCCGGTCTGCTGCTTTTCGAAGACCACGGCACCGGCCTCATGATTCAGGGCTTCGAACCTGACTATACGCTGCTGCTGCTCGACGGCGAGCCCATTATCGGCCGCACAGCAGGTACGCTGGATCTGGACCGATTGACCGTGCAGGGGTTGGATCGTATCGAAGTGGTACGGGGCCCTACCTCGTCGCTCTATGGCAGCGAGGCGCTGGCTGGCGTCGTCAACCTGATCCGACGCCGACCGACAGCACCGCTGGACGCCACACTGCACGCCCGTATGGAAACGCACGGCACCTACCAGCTCGGAACGACCACTGAACTGCGACGCGGCCGCCTGGGGGTCTCCCTCTTGCTCGACCATTACCGAACGGCGGGCTACGACCTGGCACCGCAAGTCTTTGGTCCCACTGCTCCTGCGCTGTGGGACTATACCGCCGATGCCTACCTGACCTGGGACCTGCCTCGCCGATCGCTCCTGGCTCTGGCTATTCGACACCATCAGCAGCAGCGACGAAGCGCCTTTGCACTGAATGACACGCCGCACGACGCAGCTTATCGCCAGACGAACTGGAGCCTGCATCCACGCTTGCAGCAGCAGCTCACCCGCCGCCTGCGCCTGGATGCGGTGCTGTATCTGACAGGTTACGAGACGCGCACCCGGATGACCCGGCAGGCGGACGGCACCCTGTACTATGCAGATCGCTTTGCACAGGCCTATCGTAAGCTTGAGCTGCGTTTGCAACAGCTACTGACAGACCACCAGCTTCTGACGTTCGGTGGCGGTGCGATACAGGAAGTGCTGGAAGGTGACCGCTATGCTGGTCGTGTTACAGCTCGAAGTGGGTTTCTTCTGCTCCAGCACGAATGGGCTCCCCGATCATGGCTCGAAGTGGTCTCAGGCTTTCGCTTTGATATGCACAGTGACTATGCCAGCCGCTTCAGCCCACGCCTGGCCGTGCTGATCCGTCCAGCTACGTCCTATCGGTTGCGCGCATCGATCGGGAGCGGCTTCAAAGCACCGGACTTTCGCCAGCGCTATCTGGTCTTCACGAACACAGTAGCTGGCTATAGCGTGTTCGGCGTTACCCGTTTTCGGGAAGAACTGGCACGGCTACAGGCCGAAGGTCAGATTGCCCAGCTACTGATCGACCCGGACCGCGTCGCTACGCTGCGTCCGGAAAGCTCGGTCGCGCTCAATGTCGGCGGCGAGGCAGCCTGGCTCGACGGAGCACTGACCTTTTCACTCAATCTGTTTCATAACGAAGTGCGCGATCTGATCGACACGCAACCGGTCGCGCAGAAGACCAACCAGGCATTTGTCTATACCTACTTCAACCTGGAGCGCATCTACACTCGTGGTCTGGAAGTCGCCCTGACGGTCCGTCCTCGAGGCGCCCTGATGCTCCGTCTGAGCTACCAGTACCTCGAGACGGCCGATCGAGACGTGCTCGACGCCATCAAGGCAGGCCGACTGTTCGGACGTACGGCTTCGGGGCGTGACTACCGGCTGCAGCGCAGTGACTACGGTGGCCTTCTTGGGCGGTCACGCCATAGCGGCACGCTCCATTTGCGCTGGCAAGCGGCTCCGCTGGGACTGGCCGTGGCGCTACGCGGCGTCTGGCGCAGCCGGTACGGCTACCGGGACGTGGACGGCAACGGTGTGGTCAATCGCGCCGACGAATACGTCCCCGGTTACAGTCTCTGGCATCTGACCATCGGGCGTCCTCTGGGCCGCTACCTGACGCTTCAGGGAGGTGCCTTCAACCTGTTGAATCTGCGGCGTCCAGCCCTGATGCCTTTTCAGCCCGGACGCCGCTGGTTTCTGACGCTTACGTTCCACCTACAACCCCGAAACCCAAAGGAAAGCCATGCCCATGCGTATTCTTTGCCTGCTACTGAGCCTGACCTTCCTGATAGCCGCCTGTGA
- a CDS encoding HmuY family protein codes for MPMRILCLLLSLTFLIAACDSGELMNDAPPVEAIVVKDLPADPFVTRDPQTGRPIGTGRYTFFSLRTGEIVLRYDDPDRSDSASTAWDLAFQGTNILINGGTSGPGRGGAVVLEVPFDEVTEAPADDQFRVDGEDACPNGVQRAICPGSGNGWYNYDPATHIVTPIPGRTIVVRTADGRYAKVRILSYYKGAPDPGAIDREANPPRYYTFEYVFQPDGSRRLQ; via the coding sequence ATGCCCATGCGTATTCTTTGCCTGCTACTGAGCCTGACCTTCCTGATAGCCGCCTGTGACAGCGGAGAGCTGATGAACGACGCCCCACCGGTCGAGGCCATCGTGGTCAAAGACCTGCCGGCCGACCCCTTCGTCACCCGTGATCCGCAGACGGGGCGGCCGATCGGTACCGGACGCTATACGTTCTTCAGCCTGCGCACCGGCGAAATCGTCCTGCGCTATGACGATCCGGATCGCAGCGACTCGGCTTCGACCGCCTGGGATCTGGCCTTTCAGGGCACCAACATTCTGATCAACGGCGGCACAAGTGGCCCGGGGCGGGGCGGTGCTGTTGTGCTGGAAGTGCCTTTTGACGAAGTAACGGAAGCCCCTGCCGACGATCAGTTTCGGGTAGATGGAGAAGACGCATGTCCCAACGGAGTCCAGCGTGCCATCTGTCCAGGCTCTGGAAACGGCTGGTACAACTACGACCCCGCTACCCACATCGTCACGCCAATTCCCGGCCGCACAATCGTTGTGCGCACCGCCGACGGCCGCTATGCCAAAGTGCGCATCCTGAGCTACTACAAAGGCGCTCCTGATCCCGGGGCTATCGATCGCGAGGCCAATCCGCCACGCTACTACACCTTTGAGTATGTCTTTCAACCTGATGGATCCCGCCGTCTTCAATAA
- a CDS encoding CbiX/SirB N-terminal domain-containing protein: MWILLFVWTSLVMPTDSTRPGLLVMAHGGSPAWNRAVLEAVAPLRAGRPTAVAFGMANPHTLQQAIDSLQAQGVRRVVVVRLFMDGASFLHQTEYLLGLRPDPPARFLHHGPHAGNAPPPPLHHNLSVVLSKTGLMEAPELGPILADRALALSQNPPRESVLLLAHGTEDDVRNARWIAAMERQAQLIRALGFYAVRVETLREDWPALRTQAERRIRAFVEAETRAGRTVLVIPFRVYGFGPYQKVLDGLSYRADGTGLLPHPAITAWIERQWQRLSREAGWLPETTSVLSTTY, encoded by the coding sequence ATGTGGATTCTGCTTTTTGTCTGGACAAGCTTGGTCATGCCCACCGACAGCACTCGTCCGGGATTGCTTGTGATGGCGCATGGCGGCTCACCGGCATGGAACCGCGCCGTGCTTGAGGCAGTGGCGCCATTACGTGCCGGACGCCCCACGGCCGTCGCTTTCGGCATGGCCAATCCTCACACGCTGCAGCAGGCGATCGACTCGCTTCAGGCGCAGGGCGTGCGCCGCGTGGTCGTCGTTCGGCTGTTCATGGACGGGGCTTCGTTTCTGCACCAGACCGAATATCTGTTGGGGCTGCGGCCAGATCCCCCTGCTCGGTTCCTGCATCACGGGCCGCATGCCGGGAACGCCCCTCCTCCACCATTGCACCACAACCTGTCGGTTGTACTAAGCAAAACGGGATTGATGGAAGCCCCTGAACTTGGCCCCATCCTGGCCGACCGGGCACTGGCGCTCAGTCAAAACCCTCCCCGTGAGTCTGTGCTTCTGCTGGCGCATGGCACCGAGGACGATGTGCGCAATGCTCGCTGGATCGCGGCCATGGAACGACAGGCACAGCTCATCCGCGCCCTGGGCTTCTATGCCGTCCGGGTCGAAACATTACGGGAAGACTGGCCAGCACTCCGGACCCAGGCCGAGCGGCGCATCCGGGCGTTCGTTGAAGCCGAAACCCGGGCTGGCCGCACCGTCCTGGTGATTCCGTTTCGTGTTTACGGCTTCGGTCCTTACCAGAAGGTACTGGACGGACTGTCTTACCGGGCCGACGGTACGGGTCTGCTGCCGCATCCAGCCATCACGGCCTGGATTGAACGCCAGTGGCAACGGCTGAGCCGCGAGGCCGGTTGGCTACCTGAGACAACGTCCGTATTGTCCACTACCTACTGA
- a CDS encoding cobalamin-binding protein — protein sequence MRIVSLLPAATEWVCVFGAQTMLVGRSHACDYPPEILDRPVLTRPRVDARGTSREIDRQVRAVQAQGEGLYEIDWEQLRALQPDLILTQAQCPVCAVSISELEAGLSEWPASRPRVLAMAPQTLKQVLDAALAIGRAIGRLHEAMKYLGQAEKRLRQLRNDLGLHRRSDLTTLPRVACLEWLDPLIVAGHWMPDVVAMAGGQAVLVEAGQPSSIISWADLQAADPDVLLLMPCGFSIAQTSRELPVLRQRPEWQTLRAVREGRVYVLDGHAYFNRPGPRLYRSIELVACCLHPERLLAEPLKVQTWELQPLETALA from the coding sequence ATGCGTATCGTCTCTCTCCTCCCTGCTGCCACTGAATGGGTCTGCGTCTTTGGGGCGCAAACGATGCTGGTTGGACGCTCACATGCATGTGATTACCCTCCGGAGATTCTGGACCGGCCGGTGTTGACGCGGCCACGGGTTGATGCCCGGGGCACCTCTCGGGAAATTGATCGCCAGGTTCGTGCCGTACAAGCCCAGGGAGAGGGGCTGTACGAGATCGACTGGGAACAGTTGCGAGCCCTGCAGCCTGACCTTATCCTTACCCAGGCGCAATGTCCGGTCTGTGCAGTGTCGATTTCGGAGCTGGAGGCGGGGTTGTCTGAATGGCCCGCGTCGCGGCCGCGCGTGCTCGCCATGGCACCGCAGACGCTGAAGCAGGTGCTGGATGCAGCACTGGCGATCGGCCGCGCGATTGGTCGGCTGCACGAGGCCATGAAATATCTGGGACAGGCCGAAAAACGGTTGCGCCAGTTGCGGAACGATCTCGGTCTGCATCGCCGTAGTGATCTGACCACGCTTCCCCGCGTTGCCTGTCTGGAATGGCTTGATCCGCTGATTGTGGCGGGCCATTGGATGCCCGATGTGGTGGCCATGGCCGGAGGGCAGGCCGTACTGGTGGAAGCGGGACAGCCTTCGTCGATCATTTCCTGGGCTGACCTGCAGGCTGCCGATCCCGATGTCCTGCTCCTGATGCCCTGCGGCTTTTCCATCGCCCAGACGTCGCGTGAGCTACCGGTGTTGAGGCAGCGTCCGGAATGGCAGACATTGCGTGCCGTGCGGGAAGGCCGGGTGTACGTACTGGACGGCCACGCCTACTTCAACCGGCCGGGACCGCGCCTGTACCGTTCCATTGAGCTGGTGGCCTGCTGTCTGCATCCGGAGCGCTTGCTGGCCGAGCCGCTCAAGGTGCAGACCTGGGAGTTACAACCGCTGGAAACAGCGCTGGCCTAA
- a CDS encoding PAS domain-containing protein — protein sequence MKVAVSTPARKRFQREPGLNPQLPLLLLNAEGDIQHITPAARTLLEYSETQPLDSCFFTYVHSRNLQQVWHDLAAMARARKQQASWLLRLRTGRGHWRWFQVRVRNLLPEKKGMLLLLQPLQQA from the coding sequence ATGAAGGTTGCTGTTTCTACGCCTGCTCGGAAGCGCTTTCAGCGCGAACCTGGCCTGAATCCACAGTTGCCCCTCTTGCTGCTAAATGCAGAGGGCGATATCCAGCACATAACGCCGGCCGCCCGCACGTTGCTTGAGTATTCAGAAACGCAGCCTCTTGATTCGTGCTTTTTCACCTACGTCCACAGTCGCAACCTGCAGCAGGTCTGGCACGATCTGGCGGCCATGGCCCGGGCGCGCAAGCAACAGGCCTCCTGGCTACTTCGGCTGCGTACCGGCCGTGGTCACTGGCGCTGGTTCCAGGTGCGCGTCCGCAACCTGCTCCCGGAAAAGAAGGGGATGTTACTGCTGCTACAACCCCTGCAGCAGGCCTGA
- a CDS encoding amidase, translating to MPLDRRLFLQYCSALGLSGTLFPGVLYAKIEEGEPITPETIACAERIAGLSFTEEQRQMMVEDLTERLQDYEALRQIPLPNEVIPAFVFDPTLGGEPLPVGTEGMRWEPRPVERPRNEEDLAYMTVAELSYLLKTRQVRSVELTELYLARLKRYDPVLKAVITYTEELAFEQARKADEELDAGRWRGPLHGVPYGAKDLLAVPGYRTTWGAKPYENQVLDVTAAVIEKLEAAGAVLVAKLTLGALAWGDVWFGGQTKNPWNIEQGSSGSSAGSGAAVAAGLVPFAIGSETLGSIVSPSTRNGVTGHRPTFGAVSRYGAMTLAWTMDKLGPMARSAEDCALVFDAIRGRDPRDPSTRDMPFPFDPDFDVRQLRVGYLAEAFEEDYENREADLQTLQVLRELGIELKPIRLPDDLPVSAMLLTLEVEAAAAFDELTRTGGVDQMVRQGRNTWPHVFRVARFVPAVEFLQANRIRTLLMQRMAEVFREVDVFVSPTYGGGTLRITNLTGHPCVCVPNAFHPLKDKPLSPRRQPGSITFIGGLYRDAEVLMLAHAYQQATDFHRRRPPIR from the coding sequence ATGCCGTTGGATCGTCGCCTGTTTCTCCAGTACTGCTCGGCACTGGGATTGAGCGGTACGCTCTTTCCCGGTGTGCTGTATGCGAAAATTGAGGAAGGCGAGCCAATTACGCCCGAGACGATCGCCTGCGCCGAGCGCATTGCAGGGCTTTCTTTCACGGAGGAGCAACGCCAGATGATGGTCGAGGATCTGACCGAACGCCTGCAGGATTACGAGGCGTTGCGTCAGATCCCGCTGCCCAACGAGGTCATTCCCGCCTTTGTTTTTGATCCAACCCTTGGCGGTGAGCCGCTGCCGGTCGGAACAGAAGGGATGCGGTGGGAGCCGCGGCCGGTGGAGCGGCCACGCAACGAGGAAGACCTGGCCTATATGACGGTGGCCGAGCTTTCGTATTTGCTTAAAACCCGACAGGTGCGCTCGGTGGAACTGACCGAACTGTATCTGGCGCGCTTGAAGCGTTATGATCCCGTGCTGAAGGCAGTGATCACCTATACCGAAGAGCTGGCCTTTGAGCAGGCCCGAAAAGCGGACGAAGAGCTGGATGCCGGTCGCTGGCGTGGACCGCTGCACGGCGTGCCCTACGGCGCCAAAGACCTGCTGGCTGTACCGGGCTATCGCACGACCTGGGGAGCCAAACCCTATGAAAATCAGGTGCTGGACGTGACGGCTGCGGTGATCGAGAAACTGGAGGCTGCCGGTGCTGTGCTTGTAGCCAAGCTGACACTGGGAGCCCTGGCCTGGGGCGACGTGTGGTTCGGCGGTCAGACGAAAAATCCCTGGAATATTGAGCAGGGATCGAGTGGCTCGTCGGCCGGATCTGGCGCGGCTGTAGCGGCAGGGCTGGTGCCGTTTGCGATCGGATCGGAGACGCTGGGATCGATCGTTTCACCGTCTACCCGTAACGGCGTGACGGGCCACCGCCCGACGTTCGGAGCTGTAAGTCGCTACGGAGCGATGACGCTGGCCTGGACCATGGATAAGCTGGGTCCGATGGCACGATCAGCCGAAGATTGCGCGCTCGTGTTTGACGCGATCCGAGGGCGCGATCCGCGTGATCCGAGCACGCGCGATATGCCTTTCCCCTTTGATCCCGACTTCGATGTACGGCAGCTCCGAGTGGGCTATCTGGCCGAGGCCTTCGAAGAAGACTATGAAAATCGGGAAGCCGATCTGCAAACGTTGCAGGTGTTGCGCGAGCTGGGCATCGAACTGAAGCCCATTCGGTTGCCGGACGACCTGCCGGTCTCGGCTATGCTGCTCACCCTGGAGGTGGAGGCAGCGGCTGCCTTTGACGAGCTGACTCGGACCGGCGGGGTGGACCAGATGGTCCGACAGGGGCGTAACACCTGGCCGCACGTGTTTCGCGTGGCGCGTTTTGTGCCGGCCGTTGAGTTTTTACAGGCCAACCGCATTCGCACCCTGCTCATGCAGCGTATGGCCGAAGTGTTTCGGGAGGTGGATGTGTTCGTGTCGCCTACTTATGGCGGCGGTACGCTGCGCATCACGAATCTGACCGGGCATCCCTGCGTGTGCGTGCCGAATGCGTTTCATCCGCTCAAGGATAAGCCCCTGTCGCCCCGCCGCCAACCCGGTAGTATCACCTTCATCGGGGGGCTCTATCGGGATGCAGAGGTGCTTATGCTGGCGCACGCCTACCAGCAGGCGACGGACTTCCACCGCCGCCGTCCGCCCATTCGCTAA
- a CDS encoding M20/M25/M40 family metallo-hydrolase — protein sequence MKQSWTLFLVLGLCVAGQTQPVTHRPDPYIQQLLARVSPDSIEANLRQLAAFGTRHTLSPADNDTFGIGAARRWIKRTLERYAAAGGGHMEVFFDRFWYGPDGRRVDRRVEIVNVIARLPGTDPADDRIFIVSGHYDSRVSDVMDSLSYAPGASDDASGTVAVMEMARVLADARFPATILFVAMAAEEQGLIGARHLAALADSLGWNVAGMFTLDIIGNTEGDNGVRDNRTVRVFSEGVPSAETPQQVRLRQAIGGENDSPSRQLARYLHMVGARYVPELRVKLIFRRDRFLRGGDHIPFNERGFAAVRLTEPNEAYTRQHQDVRLEDGVAYGDVPDRVDFDYVARVTRLMTAALASLAMAPPPPAAAYIDARRLSVDTRLLWSPPRAGRDRLAGYYVLVRETTAPQWQQKWFVPATDTSYTFVGWSKDDYFFGIQSVDVRGHESRILFPVPRFR from the coding sequence ATGAAGCAAAGCTGGACGCTGTTCCTTGTCCTGGGCCTGTGCGTTGCGGGTCAGACACAACCGGTAACTCATCGACCCGATCCGTACATTCAGCAGTTGCTGGCCCGCGTTTCGCCCGATTCCATCGAGGCAAACCTTCGACAGCTGGCTGCTTTTGGCACGCGCCACACGCTTTCGCCGGCCGACAACGATACCTTTGGTATTGGCGCGGCCCGACGCTGGATCAAGCGCACACTCGAACGCTACGCCGCGGCCGGTGGAGGGCACATGGAAGTGTTTTTTGACCGATTCTGGTATGGCCCGGATGGCCGTCGCGTGGATCGGCGCGTGGAGATCGTCAATGTGATTGCCCGGTTGCCTGGCACCGATCCGGCAGACGATCGCATTTTCATTGTCAGTGGCCATTACGACAGCCGGGTAAGCGACGTGATGGACTCGCTTTCCTACGCACCTGGCGCTTCGGACGATGCCAGTGGAACGGTTGCGGTTATGGAGATGGCCCGCGTACTGGCCGATGCACGCTTTCCTGCCACGATCCTGTTTGTGGCCATGGCCGCTGAAGAGCAAGGGCTGATCGGCGCGCGACACCTGGCAGCGCTGGCCGACTCGCTGGGTTGGAACGTGGCAGGAATGTTTACGCTGGACATCATCGGCAATACGGAGGGGGACAACGGCGTGCGCGATAACCGGACGGTGCGCGTCTTCTCCGAAGGCGTCCCTTCAGCCGAGACGCCGCAGCAGGTCCGACTCCGCCAGGCTATCGGTGGTGAAAACGACAGTCCGTCGCGACAACTGGCCCGCTATCTGCACATGGTAGGCGCACGTTATGTGCCTGAGTTGCGGGTGAAGCTGATTTTCCGGCGCGACCGTTTTCTGCGAGGCGGAGATCATATCCCGTTTAACGAACGCGGCTTTGCGGCCGTGCGGCTTACCGAGCCGAATGAAGCCTACACGCGTCAGCATCAGGATGTGCGCCTCGAAGACGGGGTGGCTTATGGCGACGTGCCCGACCGCGTCGATTTTGACTACGTGGCGCGCGTGACCCGGCTCATGACAGCCGCCCTGGCCAGCCTGGCCATGGCGCCTCCACCCCCTGCAGCTGCCTATATCGACGCACGACGCCTTTCGGTCGATACCCGGCTCCTGTGGTCACCACCGCGCGCCGGACGCGACCGGCTGGCCGGCTACTACGTGCTCGTGCGTGAGACCACCGCTCCCCAGTGGCAACAGAAATGGTTTGTGCCCGCCACGGACACCAGCTATACATTCGTGGGATGGTCGAAGGACGATTACTTCTTTGGCATTCAATCGGTCGATGTCCGGGGGCACGAAAGCCGCATCCTGTTTCCGGTACCTCGATTCCGTTAA
- a CDS encoding divalent metal cation transporter, whose translation MQRWTSILLGAVLTAAFIGPGTVTTAAAAGAGYGLTLLWTLAFSTLACWTLQEAAARLTICSGRPLAEALRHQFGGWKGTAVRLLALGAIVLGNAAFEVGNVLGAVSGLELTWPLPRRLLVLGVGLATGVLLWFGTLRMLPRVLGAFVAFMGLAFLVTALRLHPPDAVWLRHLVWPALPEGAGLLVVGLIGTTVVPYNLFLGSGLARGEPLSATRFGLAIAIVGGGLISMAILVVGTAVHGPFTYEALASTLGQALGTWARTLFALGLFAAGFTSALTAPIAAAITARGLLAEHDTSERAPIYRVTWLLVWGSGILLSLLDLRPIPAIIAAQALNGVLLPVVAIFLWIATNDPRLMGREGLTPPGLNVLAGLSVSVALLLGLRNLLAALQTAGLGLALSEALLLKLAGGLTLVLLLLLSCYLYRLRRLAS comes from the coding sequence ATGCAACGCTGGACCTCCATTCTGCTCGGGGCGGTCCTGACAGCGGCCTTCATTGGGCCGGGCACGGTGACGACGGCGGCGGCAGCCGGTGCTGGCTATGGCCTGACGCTGCTATGGACGCTGGCGTTTTCGACGCTGGCCTGCTGGACGCTACAGGAAGCGGCTGCGCGTCTGACCATCTGCTCGGGACGACCGTTGGCCGAAGCGTTACGCCATCAGTTTGGTGGCTGGAAGGGAACGGCTGTCCGCCTGCTGGCGCTGGGCGCTATTGTACTGGGCAATGCGGCCTTTGAGGTAGGCAACGTGCTGGGGGCCGTGTCTGGGCTGGAGCTCACGTGGCCGCTGCCCCGCCGCCTGCTGGTACTCGGGGTAGGTCTGGCTACAGGAGTCCTGCTCTGGTTTGGTACGCTCCGGATGCTGCCCCGGGTGCTCGGGGCGTTCGTGGCCTTCATGGGGCTGGCCTTTCTGGTTACCGCCCTGCGCCTCCATCCACCCGATGCAGTATGGCTTCGGCATCTGGTCTGGCCTGCGCTACCGGAAGGAGCTGGCCTGCTGGTAGTTGGGCTGATTGGCACGACCGTGGTCCCCTACAATCTGTTTCTGGGATCAGGACTGGCTCGTGGAGAGCCCTTGAGTGCCACGCGTTTTGGACTGGCCATTGCTATCGTCGGGGGCGGCCTGATCTCGATGGCCATTTTAGTGGTCGGCACGGCGGTGCACGGACCGTTCACCTACGAAGCACTTGCCAGCACGCTCGGGCAGGCGCTGGGTACCTGGGCCCGCACGCTGTTTGCGCTGGGCCTCTTTGCAGCCGGCTTCACTTCGGCACTGACAGCGCCCATAGCAGCGGCCATTACGGCTCGTGGCCTGCTGGCCGAACACGACACCTCGGAGCGGGCTCCTATCTATCGAGTTACCTGGCTGTTGGTCTGGGGGAGCGGGATCCTGTTGAGCCTGCTGGATCTGCGCCCCATTCCCGCCATCATTGCAGCCCAGGCGCTCAATGGCGTGTTGCTTCCTGTAGTGGCCATTTTTCTGTGGATCGCCACCAATGATCCACGCCTGATGGGGCGCGAGGGACTTACACCACCCGGGTTGAACGTGCTCGCCGGACTTTCGGTGAGCGTCGCCCTGCTGCTGGGCCTGCGTAATTTACTGGCAGCCCTTCAAACAGCCGGCCTGGGGCTTGCGCTTTCCGAAGCGTTGCTGCTCAAGCTGGCAGGAGGTCTGACCCTGGTGCTTCTGCTGCTACTGAGTTGCTATCTGTACCGGTTGCGTCGTCTTGCGTCATGA